A stretch of the Actinoalloteichus fjordicus genome encodes the following:
- a CDS encoding methyltransferase domain-containing protein, with product MTTSSNATGLHAVVDWPVRAAALAEELAAVGKLASAAWRAAVESVPRHMFVPSFYVRRDGRMVAVTAADPATRTEWSEQVYANTALVTKIGQDEAGGPPMFLSSSSTPGLMTRMLEALDVRDGARVLEIGTGTGYHAALLCHRLGDEQVFSVDVEPDLVDTARARLAELGYRPTLVAGDGAAGLVAHAPFDRVIATCSVPAIPLPWVEQTRSGGVILADVRVGLAAGNLVRLTRTAPDRAEGMFDAGQAAFMELRHAPGAGERMSYARRSDDLPVTRSVTTLDPRTPWSNPVVWFLTALRIGGHYRLGYAGVDSRNGPDAVSITTPDGSRAEITLAVIDGEHIVAESGPVRLWQHLEHAHRQWEQAGRPSWPRLGLTVTTDHQSVYVDEPGNRLAVLTGRQ from the coding sequence ATGACGACTTCGAGCAACGCCACGGGACTTCACGCGGTCGTCGACTGGCCTGTGCGTGCCGCCGCGCTTGCCGAGGAACTGGCCGCCGTGGGCAAGCTGGCCTCTGCTGCCTGGCGCGCTGCGGTCGAGTCGGTGCCTCGGCACATGTTCGTTCCGTCGTTCTACGTCCGCCGCGACGGTCGGATGGTCGCCGTCACGGCCGCCGATCCGGCCACCAGGACTGAATGGTCGGAGCAGGTTTACGCGAACACCGCGCTGGTCACCAAGATCGGTCAGGACGAGGCAGGCGGACCTCCGATGTTCCTGTCCTCCAGTTCTACGCCGGGGTTGATGACGCGCATGCTGGAGGCTCTCGACGTGCGCGACGGAGCTCGGGTCTTGGAGATCGGCACCGGCACCGGTTACCACGCCGCGCTGCTCTGTCACCGGCTCGGCGATGAGCAGGTGTTCTCCGTCGATGTGGAGCCGGACCTCGTCGACACCGCCCGTGCTCGGTTGGCCGAACTCGGCTATCGCCCCACCCTGGTTGCCGGGGACGGTGCCGCTGGACTGGTTGCGCATGCTCCATTCGATCGCGTCATCGCGACCTGCTCGGTGCCTGCTATCCCGTTGCCGTGGGTTGAACAGACCCGGAGCGGCGGGGTGATCCTGGCCGACGTCAGAGTCGGCCTGGCCGCTGGAAACCTCGTCCGGCTCACCCGCACTGCGCCCGATCGGGCCGAAGGCATGTTCGACGCCGGGCAGGCGGCGTTCATGGAACTGCGGCACGCACCCGGCGCGGGCGAACGAATGTCCTACGCCCGGCGCTCCGACGACCTGCCGGTCACCAGGTCTGTCACGACGCTGGACCCACGGACGCCGTGGTCGAACCCGGTAGTGTGGTTCCTCACTGCGCTGCGCATCGGCGGCCACTACCGGCTCGGCTACGCAGGCGTCGATTCCCGGAACGGTCCCGATGCGGTCAGTATCACCACCCCGGACGGCTCCCGTGCCGAGATCACCCTCGCTGTCATCGACGGGGAGCACATCGTGGCGGAATCCGGCCCGGTACGACTCTGGCAGCACCTTGAACATGCTCATCGGCAATGGGAACAGGCCGGCAGGCCGAGCTGGCCGCGCCTTGGTCTGACCGTCACCACCGATCATCAGTCGGTTTACGTCGACGAACCGGGCAACCGGCTCGCTGTGCTGACCGGCAGGCAATAG
- a CDS encoding NUDIX hydrolase, whose translation MPTPTSTASPRIGARVLLLDPTDRVLLIHALDPGDPEHHWWELPGGGLDEGEDLRAAARRELAEESGIIVSDLGRELWVRESRFRYRGRDHHRIEHVFLGRTPSTAPQVALKPTANEKAGLIERRWWSAPELRQCRDKLLPAELPGLLDDLLADRFSRTPRTITG comes from the coding sequence ATGCCCACTCCGACCAGCACCGCTTCCCCGCGCATCGGTGCCCGCGTGCTGTTGCTTGATCCCACCGACCGCGTGCTTCTCATCCATGCCCTCGACCCCGGTGATCCCGAGCATCACTGGTGGGAACTGCCCGGCGGTGGCCTGGACGAGGGTGAGGACCTCCGTGCCGCTGCCCGCCGTGAGCTTGCCGAGGAGTCAGGGATCATCGTCAGCGACCTCGGCCGTGAGCTGTGGGTGCGCGAATCCCGGTTCCGCTATCGGGGCCGTGACCACCACCGCATCGAGCATGTGTTCCTCGGCCGCACCCCGAGTACAGCGCCGCAGGTCGCACTCAAGCCCACCGCGAACGAGAAGGCCGGTCTGATCGAGCGTCGTTGGTGGTCGGCGCCCGAGCTACGGCAGTGCCGCGACAAGCTCTTGCCTGCCGAGCTCCCCGGCCTGCTCGACGATCTGCTGGCGGACCGGTTCAGCCGCACGCCCCGGACGATCACCGGCTGA
- a CDS encoding endonuclease/exonuclease/phosphatase family protein, with the protein MSLSLITVNVGAPSLDRARRQLRWLADRPEDVLILTETKATAGSQFLADAFAAAGYDVTFPQHASGELGVMIVSKSSTTPDPLSAAMDYLPSRAVGIVVDTTDGPLRVAGAYVPSRDTSVNKTARKKTWIQRFQEALESTASDAPLLLLGDLNVLEPTHTPPHSGQFAPFEYGFYTGLTERHGLVDLFRHLHPGRVEHSWARRADLGYRYDHAHGSRALAERLTACEYVHETRDFGSDGARLTDHSGLTVCLTLTAASPLLTSDPAMAATHGEPEPTLF; encoded by the coding sequence ATGTCTCTGAGCCTGATTACCGTAAACGTCGGTGCACCCTCCCTCGACCGTGCCCGGCGCCAGCTTCGGTGGCTGGCCGACCGTCCCGAGGACGTTCTCATTCTCACCGAGACCAAAGCCACTGCGGGCAGCCAGTTCCTGGCCGATGCGTTCGCTGCCGCCGGCTACGATGTGACTTTCCCCCAGCATGCTTCCGGCGAGCTCGGCGTGATGATCGTCAGCAAGTCGTCCACTACACCCGACCCGCTCAGTGCGGCGATGGATTACCTGCCCTCGCGCGCTGTCGGAATCGTGGTCGACACCACCGACGGGCCGCTGCGTGTCGCAGGCGCCTATGTGCCCTCCCGCGACACCAGCGTGAACAAGACTGCGCGCAAGAAGACCTGGATTCAGCGGTTCCAGGAAGCCTTGGAGAGCACAGCGAGCGACGCTCCGCTGCTGCTGCTCGGCGATCTCAACGTTCTCGAACCCACACATACGCCCCCGCATTCCGGCCAGTTCGCGCCGTTCGAGTACGGCTTTTACACAGGCCTGACCGAGCGACACGGTCTGGTTGACCTGTTCCGCCATCTGCACCCCGGTCGGGTCGAACATAGTTGGGCGCGCCGCGCTGATCTGGGTTACCGCTACGACCACGCCCACGGCTCCCGTGCTCTGGCGGAGCGGCTCACCGCTTGCGAGTACGTCCACGAGACCAGGGATTTCGGTTCTGATGGCGCGCGGCTGACCGACCATTCCGGACTCACCGTGTGCCTGACGCTGACCGCGGCCTCGCCGCTGCTAACGTCAGACCCCGCCATGGCGGCCACGCACGGCGAGCCGGAGCCGACGCTGTTCTAG
- the tmk gene encoding dTMP kinase — translation MTGPVLDGGRRLPGVLITLDGPGGVGKSTTTCLVVETLDMRRIPVHATTQPSRAAVGELARHGTDKYRGMALACLCAADRHHQLATEIMPALREGKVVVCDRYVASSIVLQGLDGLSSEVVWQLNHGVYRPDLSIILNGDPKVIDARLRARGGHSRFERAEDNSDMEAGLYVHAAVDLQNKGWTVATLDCTTDPPARIAATVVSRIQRILTEKSPTCL, via the coding sequence ATGACCGGACCGGTCCTCGATGGGGGGCGCCGCCTGCCCGGCGTGTTGATCACGCTGGATGGGCCGGGGGGCGTGGGTAAGTCCACCACCACGTGCCTGGTCGTCGAGACTCTGGACATGCGCAGGATACCGGTGCACGCGACGACTCAGCCGTCCCGCGCGGCGGTAGGCGAACTGGCACGGCACGGTACGGATAAGTACCGTGGCATGGCCTTAGCCTGCCTATGTGCGGCTGATCGGCACCACCAGCTTGCTACCGAAATCATGCCCGCCCTGCGCGAGGGCAAGGTGGTGGTGTGCGACCGATACGTCGCCTCCTCGATAGTCTTGCAGGGTCTCGATGGTCTCTCCTCTGAGGTCGTGTGGCAGCTAAACCATGGCGTATACCGCCCCGATCTTTCGATCATCCTCAACGGCGACCCGAAGGTGATCGATGCGCGGCTACGGGCGCGCGGCGGGCACAGCCGCTTCGAGCGTGCAGAGGACAACAGCGACATGGAGGCCGGGCTGTACGTCCACGCCGCAGTCGACTTACAGAACAAGGGCTGGACTGTGGCCACGCTCGACTGCACCACTGACCCGCCCGCCAGGATCGCCGCCACAGTCGTGTCCCGCATTCAGCGCATTCTGACCGAGAAGAGTCCGACATGTCTCTGA
- a CDS encoding radical SAM protein, whose translation MTARSIVTGGMAASCYFRTSVEPPFRKALVQINEDCNLRCAHCFVSATRVGKQMLLTEIVDKVVPRLAAARVQRVTLTGGEPSIHPDFLDIVQAFRTAGMDVGICTNATTLDMVQIATLVELGVHCNVSLDGFAADSHGRFRGDRASFAVTVATVEQLGRAGILQGLLCTPNTLAQNEEYARLCAFARENGARYVLLNPLGSMGRGVKSRGVLAKTTLHMREIFELTAPFDGPELDIAHIRFPNTPGRPLAGCEARTIIYVFTPGEVTVCPYLVFAARTPQSRHAAGEFIVGNIFTDIDVAQRLDDYRFHDRYQVGDNATCGGCSMNSGCGKGCPAAVVAAGGRIGDVDTEQCPVVGETHIEGRRLLPLSPA comes from the coding sequence GTGACCGCTCGCAGCATCGTGACCGGCGGCATGGCCGCGTCCTGCTACTTCCGTACGTCCGTTGAGCCGCCGTTTCGTAAGGCGCTGGTGCAGATCAACGAGGACTGCAACCTGCGCTGTGCTCACTGCTTCGTGTCCGCGACCAGGGTCGGCAAACAGATGCTGTTGACTGAGATAGTGGACAAGGTGGTCCCTCGTCTGGCTGCTGCCAGGGTCCAGCGGGTCACACTCACTGGCGGGGAGCCATCGATCCACCCGGATTTCCTGGACATCGTCCAGGCGTTCCGGACGGCCGGGATGGACGTCGGAATCTGCACCAACGCGACCACCCTGGACATGGTCCAGATTGCGACACTGGTCGAGCTGGGTGTGCATTGCAATGTCTCTCTGGACGGGTTCGCCGCCGACTCGCATGGAAGGTTCCGCGGTGACCGGGCCAGCTTCGCCGTCACCGTAGCTACCGTCGAACAGCTCGGCAGGGCTGGCATCCTGCAAGGGCTGCTATGTACGCCGAACACGTTGGCACAGAACGAGGAGTATGCACGGTTGTGTGCGTTCGCCCGTGAGAACGGCGCTCGCTACGTGCTGCTCAATCCGCTGGGGAGTATGGGCCGTGGGGTCAAGTCACGCGGCGTACTGGCCAAGACGACGTTGCACATGAGGGAGATATTCGAGCTGACCGCACCTTTCGACGGGCCGGAACTGGACATCGCGCACATCCGCTTTCCCAACACCCCGGGGCGGCCGTTGGCCGGATGCGAGGCTAGGACGATCATCTATGTATTCACCCCGGGCGAGGTGACGGTGTGTCCGTACCTGGTGTTCGCCGCTCGCACTCCGCAGTCGCGGCACGCCGCAGGCGAGTTCATCGTTGGCAACATCTTCACCGACATTGATGTTGCGCAGCGGCTCGATGACTATCGCTTCCATGATCGCTACCAGGTTGGCGACAATGCTACCTGCGGGGGATGCTCGATGAACTCCGGTTGCGGCAAAGGCTGCCCCGCTGCGGTGGTTGCTGCGGGTGGCCGGATCGGTGACGTCGACACAGAACAGTGCCCGGTCGTCGGTGAGACACACATTGAAGGGCGTCGGTTGCTGCCGCTGAGTCCCGCATGA
- a CDS encoding LysR family transcriptional regulator → MPDINDDADAADVLTTLLGCPPEMLDVSLDQLRTLAVVRTTGTAQRAARVLGREQSSVQKQLDSLNKTATRLVGEALVVKQGRSKDFLFTPSGEEVVALAKQTLLAVTDSLHSSRRRLGSTVTFGTTEFTVQFLGVVWHAMREDFERRDVHLKIEHVRTRDLWRKLDGKKVDLVCGSFAAEPGRPPTLDYDFLEWHREGVALLTNLSARELPDNPVTANRLPGLPLLAPTSGLLAQFLSRWYGPDYRGVLDVIADIDSLNYGLNLLTSDLLHGCLLTTERVAAAALDGSLPGQGLRKIKLADDYTPRLEIVTGIFARKGERERYAYDHPLNLLWNAFAEATPTRVIPPALPG, encoded by the coding sequence GTGCCGGACATCAACGATGACGCCGACGCAGCGGACGTGCTGACCACGCTTCTAGGCTGTCCGCCTGAAATGCTCGACGTCAGCCTCGATCAACTGCGAACCCTCGCCGTCGTACGCACCACCGGCACGGCGCAGCGCGCCGCCCGCGTGCTGGGGCGGGAGCAGTCCAGCGTGCAGAAACAACTCGACAGCCTAAACAAGACCGCTACCCGCCTGGTGGGCGAGGCGCTCGTGGTCAAACAAGGCCGCAGTAAAGACTTCCTGTTCACCCCGTCCGGCGAAGAGGTCGTCGCCCTTGCTAAGCAAACCTTGCTGGCGGTCACCGACAGCCTGCACAGCAGTCGACGTCGGCTCGGCTCCACGGTCACCTTCGGCACCACCGAGTTCACCGTGCAGTTCCTCGGCGTCGTGTGGCACGCAATGCGCGAGGACTTCGAGCGCCGCGACGTGCACCTCAAGATCGAGCATGTCCGCACCCGAGACCTATGGCGCAAGCTCGACGGCAAGAAGGTCGATCTGGTATGCGGCAGCTTCGCCGCCGAACCTGGCCGACCACCCACACTGGACTACGACTTCCTGGAATGGCATCGCGAAGGCGTCGCTCTACTGACCAATCTCAGCGCACGCGAACTTCCCGACAACCCGGTTACCGCCAACCGACTGCCCGGTCTGCCGCTACTCGCCCCGACCTCCGGTCTGCTCGCCCAGTTCCTCAGCCGCTGGTACGGCCCCGACTACCGCGGCGTGCTCGACGTCATCGCCGACATCGACTCTCTCAACTACGGACTCAACCTTCTCACTAGCGACCTACTGCACGGCTGCTTGCTCACCACCGAACGCGTCGCGGCGGCGGCACTCGATGGCAGCCTACCCGGCCAAGGTCTTCGTAAGATCAAGCTCGCCGATGACTACACCCCTCGGCTAGAGATCGTCACCGGCATCTTCGCTCGGAAAGGCGAACGGGAGCGATACGCCTACGACCACCCGCTCAACCTGCTGTGGAACGCTTTCGCCGAAGCAACTCCGACCCGAGTCATCCCCCCGGCCCTACCGGGTTGA
- a CDS encoding DUF397 domain-containing protein — translation MTGGHAVDLPQWRKSRRSGNKNACIEVGSAPGVVGIRDSKNRDGGMLVVDRAVFGAFLTAVKSR, via the coding sequence ATGACGGGGGGTCATGCAGTGGATCTTCCCCAGTGGCGCAAGAGCCGACGGAGCGGGAACAAGAACGCCTGCATCGAGGTCGGTTCCGCCCCTGGTGTGGTGGGCATCCGGGACTCGAAGAACCGGGACGGTGGGATGCTGGTGGTGGATCGTGCGGTGTTCGGCGCGTTCCTCACGGCAGTGAAGAGCCGCTGA